From Algoriphagus sp. NG3, the proteins below share one genomic window:
- the gldM gene encoding gliding motility protein GldM: MAGAKETPRQRMIGMMYLVLTALLALQVSNQILQKFVLINDGMERTSRNFINKNENAVESIKYTVDQQGNNEKDLPKVAASEQIREATAEVYNYLEELKQQLISESKAKGDDGAYQNSSLKNTEIAGNIFANQGKGEEMKTRLNSYPQQITEILASAGVPELSFSPIAKDAKDIPLFANNRETKNKDFVALNFVKSPVGAVMALISQYQNEVLNIESEALTALANTIGSFFFKADVTEARIAASSNVVAAGTKFEADMFIASSSSTALPTMTYDGKSVPVDAKGFGKIEFTATPAASYDDRGLAERVLKGEIVTNVGGEDKVLPVEYKYYVAQPVIEVTSEVVQQLYADCANELLIKVPALGNTYSPEFAVSNGQSIKGNLPGEVTVIPGASGKVTIGVSSGGNKIGDKSFDIKPVPVPNIVPELSNGNAVDISQSYAVGALTGLKVSAKPESNFGRTMAKDANFEVTGGEVRLLRSDVPRQTIQISNGSSIAMRQLLESARAGDDIVVVVTQVTRTNFRGNKIPSTLNQVIRIGVK, translated from the coding sequence CAAAAATTTGTGTTGATTAACGATGGGATGGAAAGAACCTCCCGAAACTTTATCAATAAGAACGAGAATGCTGTAGAATCAATTAAATATACAGTAGATCAGCAGGGAAACAACGAAAAGGATCTTCCTAAGGTTGCTGCCTCTGAGCAGATTAGAGAAGCTACGGCAGAGGTTTATAACTACCTGGAAGAGTTGAAGCAGCAATTGATTTCCGAATCCAAAGCGAAAGGCGATGATGGTGCATATCAGAATTCAAGCTTGAAGAACACTGAAATTGCGGGCAATATATTTGCCAATCAAGGTAAAGGCGAGGAAATGAAGACTAGACTAAATTCCTATCCACAGCAAATAACTGAGATATTGGCTAGTGCCGGAGTTCCTGAATTGAGTTTTTCTCCTATTGCGAAGGATGCAAAAGATATTCCTCTTTTTGCAAACAATAGAGAAACAAAAAACAAGGACTTTGTCGCTTTGAATTTTGTGAAATCCCCTGTAGGAGCAGTAATGGCCTTGATCTCACAATACCAAAATGAGGTGCTGAACATCGAAAGTGAAGCGCTGACAGCATTGGCTAATACGATAGGTTCCTTCTTCTTCAAAGCGGATGTGACAGAGGCAAGAATTGCAGCCTCGTCCAATGTGGTAGCAGCTGGTACCAAATTTGAGGCGGATATGTTTATCGCTTCCAGTTCTTCTACAGCCCTTCCTACCATGACTTATGATGGGAAATCAGTTCCAGTAGATGCTAAAGGTTTCGGTAAGATCGAATTTACTGCTACCCCTGCGGCAAGTTATGACGATAGAGGATTGGCTGAAAGAGTATTGAAAGGTGAGATTGTTACAAATGTAGGCGGAGAAGACAAGGTTCTTCCTGTAGAATACAAGTACTATGTAGCACAGCCTGTTATCGAAGTTACTTCTGAAGTTGTACAACAACTTTATGCAGATTGTGCTAATGAGCTTTTAATTAAGGTACCTGCATTAGGCAATACCTATTCGCCTGAGTTTGCCGTATCCAATGGTCAGTCTATCAAAGGTAATTTGCCTGGTGAGGTGACAGTAATTCCTGGCGCTTCAGGTAAAGTAACTATTGGGGTAAGTAGTGGAGGTAATAAAATTGGTGACAAGTCGTTTGATATTAAACCAGTCCCAGTTCCCAATATTGTCCCTGAGCTTTCCAATGGGAATGCTGTTGATATTAGTCAATCTTATGCAGTTGGTGCTTTGACTGGTCTGAAAGTTTCAGCTAAGCCAGAGTCAAATTTTGGACGAACTATGGCTAAAGATGCTAATTTTGAAGTAACTGGGGGTGAGGTAAGATTGTTGAGAAGTGATGTACCGAGACAAACTATCCAAATATCAAATGGTAGTAGCATCGCAATGCGTCAATTGCTCGAAAGTGCAAGGGCTGGTGATGATATCGTTGTGGTAGTAACACAAGTGACCCGAACCAACTTTAGAGGAAATAAGATTCCTTCAACATTGAATCAGGTGATTAGGATTGGGGTGAAATAG
- the gldN gene encoding gliding motility protein GldN: protein MKKFLPKLILSLLIAVGFAPLASVAQIPATSVSPSGYGDRQFDIDTIYSAKRIREDDKMYQVGVWRRIDLREKYNKPLYGSGDAKSNGIISQIYKAIVEENALEVFGDEDFTQPLSIAEFQDNFWLNATGDSIFTKQLYYLDFREDFVFDKHHSMMVFDIKYLELVMPSETNSNAGQKTIAFIRYKDFYNYFKDHPEARWLNFQNTSKSLTYDEAFETRLFRSVVRRFTNSEDALIADLVKADHPNPEMQAYINALEYEYKLLEYENSLWEW, encoded by the coding sequence ATGAAAAAGTTTCTTCCAAAATTAATCTTGTCCCTGCTGATAGCAGTAGGATTTGCACCACTTGCAAGTGTGGCACAGATCCCTGCTACTAGTGTGAGCCCTTCGGGCTATGGAGATCGTCAGTTTGATATAGACACGATATACTCCGCCAAGAGAATCCGTGAGGATGATAAAATGTATCAGGTAGGTGTATGGAGAAGAATTGACTTACGTGAAAAGTACAATAAGCCTTTATATGGTTCCGGAGATGCCAAGTCAAATGGAATAATAAGCCAGATTTATAAGGCTATTGTAGAGGAAAATGCATTGGAGGTTTTCGGAGACGAGGATTTTACGCAACCCTTATCTATTGCTGAGTTTCAGGATAATTTCTGGCTAAATGCAACAGGAGATAGTATCTTCACCAAGCAACTTTATTACCTAGACTTCAGAGAGGACTTTGTATTTGATAAGCATCATTCTATGATGGTTTTTGATATCAAATACTTAGAGTTGGTTATGCCTTCTGAGACTAATTCCAATGCAGGCCAAAAAACTATCGCGTTTATCAGATATAAAGATTTTTATAATTACTTCAAAGATCATCCTGAGGCAAGATGGTTGAATTTCCAGAACACTTCCAAAAGTCTTACCTATGATGAAGCATTCGAAACTAGGCTTTTTAGGTCTGTGGTGAGAAGGTTTACAAATTCAGAAGATGCTTTGATTGCGGATTTGGTGAAAGCAGATCATCCCAATCCAGAAATGCAGGCATATATAAATGCACTGGAATACGAATAT